The following is a genomic window from Acetomicrobium sp. S15 = DSM 107314.
AGCGGAAAGCCTTTTAACGGAGCCGGGCGTGTAAACCTGCTCCTGTTCGCGGGTCGTGATCTCGTAATTCCTTATGGTATCGCTCTTGTTGTACTCGCTCGGTCCTACCCGCTGAGCGGTCACCACGTAACCCGGTATGTTGGTAGTGGTCCCTGGCGCACCGCCGGGCGGCGTGCCAGGACCAACGTAGCTTTCCTCCGAAGCCTGCTCGCTTCGGACCACGCCCCTCCCGCCAGCTCCAGGGATATATTCCGTGACGAAGTCTCGCTTTTTGCCGAAATCTAACTCCACCCTCACGCGGACTACGGCTTTCCCTGGCCCGAAGACTTGCTCCAACATCTGCTTGACCTTGCGCTCCAGTTCCATCTCTTGGCGGCGCTCCAACTCTCTTTGGACGGACGAAACAGCTCGGCCAGCATTGTCAACATAGACGAAGGTATCCGAATCGATCAGTTCCGATAGCATATTGCCGGAGGTATCTACGACGGTGATGTTTTCGGGGTGCAGCCCCTGCACACTGTGGGCCACCAAATGCACGATGGCCTTCACCTGTTCGGGGCCAACCTTGCTTCCTCTCTTTACACCCACGAGGACGGAAGCGCTGGACGGCTCCTGCTCTTTCAGGAAGAGGCGCTGCTCTGGGATAACTATGGTCACCCTTGCGAAGTCGATCGCCTCCATGCGCCCTATGGTCCGAGATAGCTCCCCCTCGAGGGCTCTTATATAGGAGATGCGCTGCTGGAAGTCCGTCATACCCATCTTCGCCTGGTCAAAGATCTCAAAACCCACCACGCCGCCTCTGGGCAACCCTTGCTGTGCCAGGGAAAGACGCATTTCGTAAACCATATCCTCAGGTACAAGTACGGCGTTGGCGGCGGAATCGAGCTTATACGGGACATTGCGTTCGCGCAGATAAGAAAGTATAGCCGCTTGATCTTCCACCTCAAGGCCGGCAAATAGCGGCTCGTATTTGCCTCTGCCGGTTGCGATCAACAAAATCAAAAGGACAAAAATGAGCGCCCCGGCCCCCATGATAGAATAGCGTTGCCACGGGGAAAGCGACGCCCATGTGGCTTTTAGCCGTGCAAAAAGCTCCTTAAGCCTCTCCATAACACTTACTATATCAGCAAAGGGACAATAATTCTATACCGGCATGCGGGCAAGTTGTTGATAGGCATCTACCAGCTTATTCCTGATTTCCACCAGAAGGCGCAATGCGACCTCGGCCTCCTGGACTGCGATGACCACCTGGGAGATGTCCTCCGCTTCTCCGGTGGCCAGCTTTCCGATCCCCTCATCCGCAGTGAGCTGAAGGTCGTTAACCCTTTGTAGGTTGTCCTTGAGTAATTTTTCGAAACCTTTTTCCCCTTTTGAATCGCTCCCGGCTCCGACCAACCTTGCATCATTATTGAAATGAAATTGTGATAAATCCACCCTGACCTCTTTCATCTTTTAACCGAGCCTCCTCGTGGTTAGGCCTAAGGGTTAAAGTATAATCTGAGGACAAGCACTCTCGCCCCCCCCTTTGGCCTCAATTTCTCTCGGTTTGAGTAGGACTTTTTAACTATATTTTACTCCGGGAAGCGGGGGTTGACCTTGCCGAATAAGGTCTGTTAGGCTCGCAGCACCTCAAGCGCGCTATTCCACATGCTCTGGGCCGTTTCCACGACGGCGAGATTCGCTTCGTAGGCTCGACTTGCCACCATCATGTCTGCCATCTCGCGGATCACGTTCACGTTTGGATAAGCGACATACCCTTCGGCGTTGGCGTCCGGGTGGTCAGGTTGGTAAACGTATCGCGGCGGCAGGTCATCGTCTGTAATCTGCTCCACCCTTACACCGGCGGGGGAAGCATCTAAAGCCTCATCCAGGCGCTCTGCAAATATCGGAACCTTGCGTACGTACGGCCCACCTTCGGGCGTGCGCGTAGTGTTGGCGTTAGCCATATTCTGAGAAATGAGCTCCATCCAAAGCCTGTGAGCGGTCAAAGAGCTGCCCGCTATTTCAAGCGGGCGAAATATGCGCATTACACCCCACCTCCCATAACCGTCTTATAAGAAGCCGCCTTGCGCGCTAACAGGCGGAATAACGCTTGGTAAGACATGCGCGTCTCGGCGAGCTTTGCCATTTCGATATCGATGTCCACGCCGTTTCCATCCCACCGCACGAGTTCGCCGAGAGCTTTTTTCTCGACGGGTCTTACCGCTTCTATACTCTCCGGTAGCGTAGAGATATGGCGGGGATCGGTGGTAGTCAACGGCAACCTCTCGGGACCGTGCAACAAACGGCTCAATTGATCCTCAAACGTGACCTCCCTCCGCGCGTATGCGGGGGTGTCTATATTGGCGAGGTTCTGCGCAGTCGCCTCCAAGCGCCTCGAGAGCCCACCTATGCTTACTTTCGCTGCCGCCCAAGCCTTATCCATGAAAGATGCCTCCACAGCTAAGATAAAAGACGAGGATCATACTTCCTGTTTCGACCATCAAAGGAGGAGGCTTTAAGAGCGCCCTTCAGCTATGCCCAATTCCTCCAAAAGGAGCGGGAGAAGGACCTTGATGTATGTGCCCTTCATCCCCAAGCTGCGGCACTCCAATACGCCGGCGCTCTCGAGTTTCCTCAAGGCGTTTACGATTACGCTCCGCGTGAGGCCGAGCCTGTCGGCGATGCGACTTGCAACCACCACACCCTCGGAAGCGTCGAGCTCCCGGATGATATGTTTAACCGACTCGACTTCCGAGTACGAAAGGGCGCGCAGCGCCATTTGAACGGCGAATCGCTCTCTGGCCCTCTCCTCGATCGAGCGCGTGCGCTCGTGGAGCATCTCTATGCCCACGGCAGTGGCCAGGTATTCCCCCAAGACCAGATCGCGCGCATCGAAGGGTGAGCCGAAGCGAGCCAAGATGAGCGTTCCGATGCGCTCCGAGCCGCTGTAGATCGGCACATAGACTACGTGCTTGTTCGGATAAATGCATGGCGCGTCGGCATAGGCGCAAAGGCCGTAGTCTGAGTGATTCAAGACGGATTCGTGATGCTGGTTTAGTCTATCGACATAGCTCTCCGGCATGGCGCCGACCTCCAACAGGCCGACCATGGTCGGACAGTTGTATTCGCTGAGCCACGCATAACCCAATACCTTTCCTTGGCGATCGATGATATAGGTGTTGGCCGTAGAGAGATCGCAGAGGAGCTTGGCCAACTTTTGATAATCGGGGCTTGCTCCGTCCTTCCTGTTTTGCAGGGCCCTGCTCACCATTCGCGTCTTGTCCAACAGATCCTCCATCGCTGAAAGGTCCGAGATCTTCGGCCGCGCCTCCAATAATTCCTTCGGAGTTTCCATGCTCATCGTCTCATCTCCTTTTCCATAAAAGACTTTTCCATAAAAGAAAAGAGCTGGTTATTATAGCAGGTATTTCCTGAGGTCGGAACTCTGAATCAGGGGTTCGAGCCTCTCTCTCACGAAGGCCGCATCGACGAGGACCTCTGACCCCTCGAGCTCCGGAGCCTTAAAGCTCACGTCTTCCAAAAGCTGCTCCATAACGGTGTGCAAACGCCTGGCGCCGATGTCTTCCATCTCGGCATTCATCTTGGCTGCGATATTCGCTATCTCCGCTACGGCATCTTCGCTAAAGTTTATAGATACGCCCTCGGTCCCGAGCAGGGCTTTGTACTGGCGCAGAAGGCTGTTTTCAGGTTCTGTTAGGATCCTGCCCAGGTCGCCTTCGTTTAAAGGAGACAGCTCCACTCTGATGGGGAAGCGCCCTTGGAGTTCCGGCACGAGATCGGAGGGTTTGACTCTATGAAAGGCACCGGCTGCGATAAAGAGGATGTAATCCGTCTTAACAGGTCCATACTTCGTCATGACGGTCGAACCCTCTACGATGGGAAGCAGATCGCGCTGAACCCCCTCTCGGCTCACGTCGGGGCCGTGCTGCGCTCCGTCTTGCGAAGCAACCTTGTCCAACTCGTCCAGAAAGACGATTCCCTCCTCCTGCACCTTTGTCAACGCCTCCTGGACGACGCTTTCCATATCTATGAGTTTTTCCGCTTCCTCCGCTTGAAGCAAAACGCGAGCGGAGGACACTGACATCCGCTTGCGTTTCATTCGCTTGGGAAGGAGGTTTCCCAGCATCTCGCTCAAATTTATTCCCATCTCGTCCAAGCCGACCCCTAAGATGGGCACATTCGCCACAGCGCTCTCTGCGACCTCTACCTCTACCTCGCGCGTATCGAGCTTGCCAGCGCGCAACATCTCCCGCAGCCGCTCCCGCGTGCCGCTGTCTTCCCTTTCCTTGGGCGATTCTGCCCTCTCCTGGACTCCGCCCATGAGGACCTTGACGAAATCCTGCATGCTCTCCTGCTTGCGCGGAAGCGGGAGGAGGAGGTCCAAGAGCCTCTCTTCGGCTCGCTCCGCCGCCGCCGATTGAACGGCCTCCATATGGCGAGCCTTTACCATGTGCACGGCCACCTCGACGAGGTCGCGGATCATAGACTCCACGTCGCGTCCGACATATCCCACCTCTGTGAATTTCGTAGCCTCCACCTTCACGAAAGGAGCATTGACCAACGCGGCCAGGCGCCTTGCGATCTCCGTCTTTCCTACGCCGGTGGGACCGATCATCATGATGTTCTTGGGGATCACCTCTTCGGCGACCTTAGGATCGAGCCGTTTTCTCCTGAGCCTATTCCTCAGCGCTACGGCCACAGCACGCTTTGCCTTAACTTGACCCACTATGTATCTATCGAGGTAAGCGACGACCTCGGCCGGCGTCAAATCCTCGTACATGATAGAGGTCACTGATCTATCACCTCCAAGACGATGGCGTCGTTGGTGTAAATGCAGATTTGGGAAGCGATCTCAATGGCTCTGCGGGCGATGCGCTCCGCCTCCCAATCGGATGCCTCGAGCAACGCCCTCGCCGCAGCCAGGGCAAAGCCGGAACCGGAGCCTATAGACGCCACGTCGCCCTCCGGCTCTATGACATCGCCCGAGCCGGACAACAGCAGCGTCTCTTCTCTGTCGGCCACGAGCATGAGCGCCTCGAGCCTCCTCAAAGCTCTGTCGAGCCGCCATTCCTTGACGAGGTCGACGGCGCTTTTGGTGAGGTTGCCCTTGTTCTCTTCCAGGCGGCGTTCAAAGCGTTCGAGCAACGTCATGGCATCCGCCGTGCTGCCGGCAAATCCGGCCAGGACTCTCCCATCATAGAGGCGCCTCACCTTGCGCGCCCCTTCTTTGACGATCTGATCTCCCATCGTCACCTGCCCGTCTCCAGCCATAGCGACACGGCCATTCCTCCGCACCGATACTATAGTCGTGCCCTTAAAATTTACGTTCATCACTCCACCTCCGCGCGCGGATGAGCCGCGACGTAACTCCTTTTCAATTGATCCGTGGTAATCTTCAGATAGCGCTGTGTGGTAACCAAGCTCTCGTGGCCCAGGAGCTCCTGTAAAACGCGCAGATTTGCGCCGTGCTCAAGCATGTGAGTGGCAAAGCTATGGCGCAGGACATGCGGTGTAACACCCGATAGGCCAACGCTTTGAGCCAGCTTCGTCACGACCCTGTGTGCCGTCCTCACCGTCATGCGCCCGCTGCCTTGCCCAGGAAAGAGCGGTCCGGCGCTTGCGCCAATCTCCTCCCTCCAAGCGAGAAGCGCCTGCACGGCATATCGCCCCATGGGAACGAGCCTCTCCTTGTCTCCTTTGCCTCTGACCCTGATCCACCGCTCTTCCAAATCTATATCTTCCCAGTCGAGAGCAATGAGTTCGGCCACGCGCAGGCCAGAGCCGTAGAGCAGCTCCAAGATAACTCTGTCGCGACGAACCGTCTCTCCCCTGGGACCTTCCTCCAGGAGGCGCTTCACGTCATCGTAGGCCAATGCGCGCGGTAAGCGCTGGGGAAGCCTCGGCCCCCTCACGCCGGCGGTCGGGTCTTTCTCGAGGACACCGCTTCTGATAAGGTAGTCGACCCAGCTGCGGACCGAGGAGAGTTTTCTGGCCGCTGAAGCCTGGGCATATCCATAGCTCATCATTTCCCTCAAAAAGGCCCTCACGTGAGATGCCGTTATCTCGAGGGGAGATGATATCCCTTGCGCCGATAAGTAGTCGACGAACTGGTTCAGATCTACGGAGTAGTTAGTAATGGTGTTTTCTGAACGACCGCGGCTATATTTTATATATTCTAAAAAGGCATCTACAAAGGTGCACAATTCCTCCGCCATGAAAGTTAGTTTATCACAACTTCCTCAAATATGATCGAATATTCTGCCATAAATTTTTCCAAAGCCGTCAAAGCGCGCCGTGCTACGGCCTCGCAACGCTTCATGCGGTCGCGAACCTTTGTCCCTAAGGGAGGGAAGATCCCCAAGTTGACGTTCATCGGCTGGAAGTTATCGGCTCTGGCATTTCTAATATAGTGAAGCAACGAGCCTATAGCGGTCTCCTTCGGCCACTGTGGCACGGGGAGGCCCAAGAGGGCAGAATAGGCGCTGATGGCGGCCACGAGCCCCATCGCCGTGCTCTCCGTGTAGCCCTCGACCCCCACGATCTGCCCGGCAAGGTATACATCTTGCCTGGCGCGTAAGCTCAAATTCTCATTGAGGACGAGAGGGGCATTCACATATACATTGCGATGCATGACACCGAAGCGGACGAATTCGGCCTTCTGCAGGCCGGGGATCATCCTGAAGACGCGCTCCTGCTCGCTCCATTTCAAATTCGTCTGGAAGCCGACCAAACTATAAAGCGTCCCTTCTGCGTCCTCACGCCTCAATTGGACGACGGCATAGGGCATCCTCCCGCTCTTGGGGTCAACAAGCCCCACGGGGCGCATAGGCCCGTAGCGCAGGACATCGCGCCCTCTTTCCGCCATCACCTCTATAGGAAGACATCCCTCGAAGTAGCGTTCGTCCCGCTCGAAAGAATGGAGTGGGGCCCGCTCCGCAGAGGATAGCGCCTCCCAAAAGCGTTGATACTCCGCCTCGTCCATCGGGCAGTTGAGATAATCTTCGCCCTCTCCATAACGGTTGCCTTTGAAGACCACGGCGAAATCGACGCTCTCGGCCGTCACAATGGGAGAAACGGCGTCGAAAAAATACAGAAAGTCCCTTCCTACGAGGCGCCGCAAGGCCTCTGACATGGAATCCGACGTAAGCGGCCCTGTGGCTATTATCGCAAGCCCTTCGGGTATGTCTTTTACCTCCTCGCGGACGACCTCAACCAGTGGACAGGAGGCCAACGCTTCGGAGACTGAAATGGCAAAGCGGTTTCTGTCTACCGCCAACGCCTTGCCGGCGGGCACCCGACTCTCATCGGCACAACGCATGATGAGACTTCCAATGCGCCTCAACTCCGCCTTTAGGATGCCGGCTGGGCTCGTCAACAGATCTGCGCCGAGCGAGTTGCTGCAGACGAGCTCGGCCAAGTGTCCAGTCTTGTGAGCCGGCGTGAGGCGATTCGGACGCATCTCATAAAGCCTAACAGGAATGCCCCTGCGGGCCAGTTGGTAAGCAGCCTCAGACCCCGCCAGGCCACCCCCTATGATCGCGATCGGCGCTTTAGGCAATTTCATCAGCCAACCCCTTGTGGCCACAAGAACTGCACGTGGGGGTTTTAGACCTTCCCTTCAAGACCACATATCCGCCGCAGGCCGGACATCGCTCGCCCGTGGGCGGGTCCCAAGACGTGAATTTGCAATCGGGATAGCGTGAGCAGCCGTAAAAGGTGCGCCCTTTTTTGCTCTTCCTGCGCACCACCTTACCGTCACCGCAGACAGGGCAAGATACGCCTATTTCCTGCAAGATCGGCCGAGTATAAGTGCACTTAGGATACGCGGAGCAGGCCACAAACTCCCCATAACGGCCGCGCTTCACCACCAACGGGGCGCCGCACTGCGGGCACGCCTCGCCTACGGCCCGATCGGGCAAAGAGACAGATTCAGCTGCGCGCTTCACTTCCGAGAGGACCTTGGAAAAGCGGTTCCAGAAGTCTTTGATGACTTTAAGCCATTCCACGTTTCCGCCTTCCACCTGATCCAACTGCTCTTCCATCTGGGCGGTGAAGGAGACATCGACCACGTCCGGAAAGTGACGCACTAAAAAGTCGTTCACCACTCTGCCCAATTCTGTTGGGATCAACTTTTTATCATCGCTTTTGGCCACATAATCACGATCGTATAGCGTCTGCACTATGACGGCATAGGTGGAAGGACGACCGATCCCCTTCTCTTCGAGGACTTTCACCAGGCTGGAATCGCTATACCGAGCTGGAGGTTTGGTGAAGCGCTGTTCCTTGTGCACATCTCCTTGTCTCAGGAGTTCACCCTCTTTGGCAGGCGGCACTTCATCTTCCTTGAGGTCGAGCGGCCAGAGTGCACCCCACCCCTCGAAGAGGAGCGTCGCTCCGGACTGCTTCAACGAATAAGGCCCGGCTTCGACGACGATCGAACTACGAGCGATCGAACTCGGCGCCATTTGACTCGCCACGAACCTGCGCCAAATGAGGTCGTAAAGCCTGAACTGGTCTCTGGTAAGGTCTTCTTTGACGGAGCCAGGAGTGAGCGCCACGTCGGTGGGCCTTACGGCCTCGTGCGCATCTTGGGTGCGCCCTTTGGAGACGTAATAATGGGGCTTTTGGGGGAGATATTTGTCGCCAAAGGCAGCGCCTATGTAACTTCGCACGCTCTCTATCGCCTCGGCAGCAACCCTGAGGCTGTCAGTGCGCATATACGTGATGAGGCCAAGGGGGCCCCTGCCCTTTATATCGACGCCCTCGTAAAGGCTCTGGGCCACCCGCATCGTCCTCTGCGGCGAAAACCCCAAGCGCCTCGCCGCCTCTTGCTGCAATGTGCTCGTCTTAAAGGGGGGAAGGGGGCTCCTCTTACCCTCTTTGCTCGTGAAGGAGCGCACGACGAGGGCGAGGCCTTTTAGGCTTTTTTCTATCGCTTCGGCTTCCGATTCGCTTTTTACGACGAGCGCCTTGCCGTCCTTCTTCTCCAGGCGGAGCAGATAAGATCTGCCGTCATCGGATGTAGCCTCTACGTCCAAAAGCCAATACTCCTCCGGGCGGAAAGCCTCTATCTCGGCTTCTCTCTCGCATATGAGGCGCAGGGCGACGGATTGCACGCGTCCCGCCGACAGCCCGGAGCGCACCTTACTCCATAACAAGGGGCTTAGGCTATACCCAACGAGGCGATCCAAAAGCCGCCTGGCCTGTTGGGCATAGACCTTGTCCATGTCTATAGCCTGGGGGTTTTTGACCGCCTCCTTGACCTCTTTCGCCGTGATCTCGTACATGCGTATCCTGCAAGGCGCATCCGAGTCTATGTTCAAAAGTTCGGCGAGGTGCCAGGCGATCGCCTCCCCCTCCCTGTCCGGGTCGGAGGCTATAAGCATCCGATCGGCCTTCGACGAAGCTTCCCTCAGTTCCTTTACGATCTTGCCCTTGCCGCGCACGAGTATGTACTCCGGTTTGAAATCTTCATCTATATCGACGCCCATGCGGCTCTTCGGGAGATCTCTCACGTGCCCCATGCTTGCCTTCACTACATATCGCTGGCCCAGGATCTTTTTTAGCGTGCGAGCCTTGGCCGGCGATTCCACAATCACCAGCGTATTAGATGGCATATACGTTTCACCCCAAGCGTCATCGGATGGCACTCCAGCGGCCGGGGCCCGAAGAAGCGACTAGCCCTTTCGCTGTCAACATGCCTAACGCCAACATTGCGTCGGCGGCGCCCATTTTAGCCTCTGATGCGATATTGTCAACCGTCCGCTCTCCTCTTTCTTTAAGCATCGAGTAGACGAGCTCTTCCTCTGCCGAAAGCTCTTCCATTTGTGGCTCGTCCTCGAGGATGACGTCTCCTCCCAAAAGCGAGCAGAATGCAGGGATGTCGATCAAAGGTTGAGCGCCGTCAAAGATCAGCAAATTGGAGCCGCGGCATACCTCTTCGTCTACCCGCCCTGGGACGGCCCATAAATCCCTGCCTATTTCCATTGCTATTCTTGCTGTTATCATGGCACCGCTTCTTTGTGGTGCTTCAACTACCACCACGCTCCTCGAAATACCGGCGATGATGCGATTGCGCTTGGGGAAACGCCACGGCCTCGCTTGAGACGAAAGCGGATATTCGCTGACCAATAAACCGGATTCCCTTAAGCGCTCGAAGAGGCGCCTGTTCGAACTCGGATAGATACAATCCACCCCTGTGCCGAGCACGGCTATGCTGCTTCCGCCGGCCTCCAAAGCCGCCTCTTGAACCGCACAATCTATGCCGTAGGCGCCGCCGCTCACCACGACGAAGCCTGCGGCGGCGAGCTCTCTGCCCAGCTCCTTAGCGACGCGGAGGCCATAGGTTGACGGCCTTCTGGTTCCCACGACTGCAACACCGCCATCGTCCAAGGGGGATGTCCCCCAGAGGTAGAGCAAAAGGGGCGGCGACGACAGATCCAAAAGCCCCTTCGGGTAGCGCCCATCCCCGAAGCAGACAACGTCGACTTTAAGTTTTAGGCACTTCTCCCATTCGCGCTCAGCCCATCCGCCGCACTGCAGATTCGACCACGCACTCATCGACGATTCACCGGCGCCGAGCACACCAAGCAGCGTAGGCGCCTCCAATATATCCTCGGGCTTTATGCCCCTCTGCGCGAGGGCCTCTATCGCGCGCCCATCGAAGCACTGGCACGCGTTGAGGAGCAAAAAGGCCTTAAGACGGGCGTCCATATATGTTGACTCCCTCTCTGTAGGCGAGGGCCTCAGCGACGTGGGATGCGCCTACACATTCTTCCCCCGCCAGATCCGCCACGCTCCTCGCTACCCTCAAGATCCTCGTAAAACCCCTGCCCGAGAGGCGAGAGCGCCCCATCGCCGACCTCAGAAAAGCCCTCGCCTCTTTTTTTATGTGCGCCTCTTTGCGGAGGAGCGCTTCCGGCACCTCGGCATTGGATCGTATGTCCCACGCCTTCCATCTCTCTATTTGTATCTCACGCGCCCTTTCGACGCGCTTCCTCACAGAAGCGCTGTCCTCTGCCGACGGCTCAACGGCCATCAGCTCATCGGGCGAGAGCCGAGGGACGCTGATCTGCATATCTATGCGATCTAATATTGGGCCAGAAAGCTTCCTTTGGTATCGCTCGAGTTCGCCCGGTGAACATCGACAAGGGAACTCGGGGTCTCCGAAGTTGCCACAGGGGCATGGGTTGCAAGCCAGGGCCAGTAGCACCTGAGCCGGATATGTGACGCTCCCGGAAGAGCGGCTCACCACGATCTTTCCGTCTTCGAGGGGTTGGCGCATGGCTTCTATGAGATCGCGTCTGAACTCCGTAAATTCGTCCAAAAAGAGAACGCCTCTGTGGGCCAAACTGATCTCGCCTGGCTGCAGGGCATTCCCTCCTCCGCACACGGCTACGGTGCTGGCTGTGTGGTGGACGGATCGAAAGGGACGGGCCCTGCCTCCGTCGAAGGAAAGTCCCCTTGCGCTGTATATCAGGAGTACCTCGAGCAGCTCTTCATCGGAGAGGGGCGGAAGGATGCCCTTCAGGGCGCGGGCCAGCATGGTCTTCCCCGAGCCGGGAGGACCGACCATGAGCAGGTTGTGATGTCCTGCAGCGGCGATCTCCATGGCCCTCTTGGCTCCGGCTTGCCCTTTTATATCGGCTAAGTCCACATCCACCTCGATCTCCTGCAGCGCCGGCATGCGGTGTTCGATCGGCCGCAGCGCCGCCTCTCCTCTCAAAGCTTCGATCAACTCCGCTATGTGGGAGATTGCATAGGCTTCGACCCCCTTGACCAGGGAGACCTCGTGGGCGTTCTCCCGAGGGATGTAGAGCGGAAGCGAAAGTTTGCGCGCCAACAGAGCAGCCGGCACGGCACCTTTTGCCCTACGCAGGCGTCCGTCAAGGGCAAGCTCTCCGACGAAAACGGCAGGTCGACCGGAAACAGGGACGGATCCAACCTGCTTGGCCATCTCGATTGCGATGGGCAGATCCAACAGGGCCCCCTCCTTGGGAAGGTCGGCAGGAGCGAGGTTCACCGCTATCCTCCCCCTTAGCGATATGCCGATAGAGCGCAGGGCAGCCCGAACCCGCTCTTTTGCCTCCCTGACTGCCGCGTCTGGCAGACCCACAATAGAGATGGCAAATAGCCCGCCAGTGACTTCGACTTCGACCTCCACGGCTACAGCCTCAATGCCCCGAAGCGTTATCCCTAAGGCTTTGCTCAAACGTCACACCCTCCCGGCAGTTACGTCCTTGACGTGTTCTATATCCCACCTATCATTCATATCCACAGTGACCCCGAATACATCGATGCGCCACGGCTTTCCCCACCCCAAAAGGGATGCATAGGTCGAACCGGCTCGCACCAAGCTTTTGAGCTTTCGCGGCCCCACCGAAAGCACAGGAGGCAAAAGCTTTCCGACGCGGCGCACCCTCACTTCAACCATGACGAGCTCATCGCCGTCCAGGGCCACGATATCCAACTCTCCGCCTCCGATCCTTACGTTGCGGTCCAAAATGCGCCACCCCATGCGCTCGAGCGCGCTTTTTACAAGATCCTCTCCCCACTGGCCGAGTTCGCGGCTATCCATTGCTCTTTTTCCCCTCTCTATCTAACCTGTAAAGGAAGGCGAGCACGCGAGCCACAGCCTCGTAGAGCTCAACCGGAATTTCTTCCCCCAGCTCTACAAACAGAAGAGCGGAGGCGAGCGCAGGGTCCTCGACGATCGGGACGCCGCTTTCCTTCGCTATCTCGATTATCTGTTTCGCCATTACGCCTTGCCCCGAAGCGACCACGCGCGGTGCTTCGTCTTTTTTAGCCTCATAGCGCAACGCTGCAGCCTTCTTGGGCAACTCGTCTTCTGCCATCACGCCGTCACATCCAATCGCCCTACCGTCACATCGCCATGACGAGAAAGGCCCACAGATACGCTAAGGTGGCGCAAAGATAGCGACACTGCGGACAGAGAACGCCTGAGTTCTTCCAGGCGCTCTTCGATGAGCGATTTCGACGGCTCGTCGCGCGCCCTCAGCGCTATAACCAAAGACGAGCCATTGCTGAATGCGTCACCGCGGACTTCACCTATCCGCCTCCCCTCAAAAGCAAAGGATGCGCGGTAGACCTTCTGCCCGCGGCGTTCCAAGACTTGGAGGTTCACGCAGGCCCAAAGCGGCTCATCCTCACCCAAAAGCGGCCATACCAAAGGGAAAAGCGCTTCTGACTTTGCGCCTCCTTCAAGCGGATGCAGCAAGGCCTTATGGGCCACCACAAGGTCGCGCAGTTCGCTCCTGTCGCGGCCTGCCAATTCGAGCGCCTCGCGAAGGGGCGCACCGTCTTCCATATAGCGCTTCAAGCTCGCCCTGAGCTCGCCCCAAAGGGAGACCACGGCTTGAGGGCTAAGCGACAGGTACCAAGCCAAGGGCAGAGCCAATTCCCCTTTTAGGGGAAGGCCTCTCGCCAATAACTCCGTCAGTGCCTCTATGAGGGTGAGGTTGGACCCCATCTGCTGCCATGCGCCTTTCAGGAAAGAAATCGCTTCGCCGTTCGCCATCAAGCCACGAGAAAGGAGCGCCGCAGCAAAGGGGCGATCTTCAGGGGCAAATTGCTCGATTGCGGGAAGGGTCAAACTTTTTACGTGGAGAAGGGGAGGGTCGCTCTTCGCATCCCACCTGGCGATGAAGCGCTGCCCGACGAAGAGAGGGATAGTGGAGCGGGCCCACAAAAGCTTTCCCTGAAGC
Proteins encoded in this region:
- a CDS encoding YifB family Mg chelatase-like AAA ATPase — translated: MSKALGITLRGIEAVAVEVEVEVTGGLFAISIVGLPDAAVREAKERVRAALRSIGISLRGRIAVNLAPADLPKEGALLDLPIAIEMAKQVGSVPVSGRPAVFVGELALDGRLRRAKGAVPAALLARKLSLPLYIPRENAHEVSLVKGVEAYAISHIAELIEALRGEAALRPIEHRMPALQEIEVDVDLADIKGQAGAKRAMEIAAAGHHNLLMVGPPGSGKTMLARALKGILPPLSDEELLEVLLIYSARGLSFDGGRARPFRSVHHTASTVAVCGGGNALQPGEISLAHRGVLFLDEFTEFRRDLIEAMRQPLEDGKIVVSRSSGSVTYPAQVLLALACNPCPCGNFGDPEFPCRCSPGELERYQRKLSGPILDRIDMQISVPRLSPDELMAVEPSAEDSASVRKRVERAREIQIERWKAWDIRSNAEVPEALLRKEAHIKKEARAFLRSAMGRSRLSGRGFTRILRVARSVADLAGEECVGASHVAEALAYREGVNIYGRPS
- a CDS encoding YraN family protein yields the protein MDSRELGQWGEDLVKSALERMGWRILDRNVRIGGGELDIVALDGDELVMVEVRVRRVGKLLPPVLSVGPRKLKSLVRAGSTYASLLGWGKPWRIDVFGVTVDMNDRWDIEHVKDVTAGRV
- a CDS encoding EscU/YscU/HrcU family type III secretion system export apparatus switch protein gives rise to the protein MAEDELPKKAAALRYEAKKDEAPRVVASGQGVMAKQIIEIAKESGVPIVEDPALASALLFVELGEEIPVELYEAVARVLAFLYRLDREGKKSNG